The genomic interval TACCGTACATTACTTAAGTGTAAGTGTTTGAGTACGGATAAAAAAGGTTAGAAATTGAAGTTACGGGGTACCACGATGAGCAAAGCACTCAAGTGGTTAGTCTCTTGGGAGGAACTCAGTGGATTGGtcgaaaaataaatttaatagatTTAAGTGAGAgattatatgaaaaatataagtGTTGGAGTATGATATTTAGACTCCACAAAGAAATGGACAAATAGATTAATACATGctaataataatgacataaatGGAGGTGTCGAAATAATGCCATGCAACACTAATTcgataaacaaaaattatttttaagtatatatTTGGTATTAGATGTCTCAAAATTGATTTCATAGATATATAGTGTATGTTTGGATTTTTTCCGGGAGTTGCAGCGTCGGCGTAAATTTATTTAGAAGTTTGAATTAGTTGCTTAAGAAAGTCACAATAAAAATTGTCATTGGGACGCAAGATCAAATATGACACTAATTCAAAGAgtaataattgattttgatatgtttaGATGTATTTGAGTTAAGTTCTGAAAttactttaaatttaaaattatgattcgtaattttttattacaaatatgattttttactaaaatttatttattgttcaattcatttttaaatttattctcACAAAAACCATTATATGTTCAATTgactttttaactaaaatcaattttacaaaattaattctttcaaaattatttgtttCCACTGCAAACACACTAACCAGTGTAGCTTATATCCCTTTAAGACGTAGCTCAATATTCAATAAGTAAATTAATGGTCTGAAACCCACCAATTTGGCTAGAAGTCATATTATCCCTTCTTGTACATGCTGTCCCATGTTCCGGAAAAATGGAGCAGATAGatagattttttaataatacaatAAGTAAATTAATGGTCTGAAACACCATGACCAGTTACAATATTATCTTTGGTTCATATCATAGCCTATATTCTACTTTCCTAAGTGACACCCAACAAAGAAAAACTGTTTAAATCCTCAAGCTTTCCTAATAATCCTAATGAATGTCTGCTCCTTGTTAGATCTTTCTTCCACtgtaatcatttaattaataattaataatttaagcCTCAAAACCCCTCATTGCCAGAGACTATATCTCCATTACAATGTTGTTCGGTCATCTCCACAATCATCGGCGGTATGTATCCGTTAGGCATAGGCACGAACGCCGCTTCTGTAACAACATTCCCAAAACTGTTCTCTGTGAAATGCAATTCTGATGACTTCCCATTTTCAAATATCTCTTGATTATTCAAAGCGAAAGACCCGTCCCAAGCTAATGTCTCTTTCTCACAATGGTCAGTTGATACTCCGTTCTCATAATTCTTCATGGCTTCTGAAGGGAAAGCTGCTGCTTCGGATTTGGTTTCATGGAGGCCAGATTCATCATTAACAGTCACAAGTGATTCTACCCCGGGATTGATATTTGCTCCAATGCCAGCATTATCAGTGAGAATATGGCGCTTCTTATCTCTAGATGGTTTCCTCTTGGGAAATTTCCTTTTAAAGCGTGCTTTCTTAGGCTTTGAAGCCTCGTCGACAACAGCGACAGAATCAGTTGCCCTTTTCCTGGATGGAATGACTGTTAAATAGCCAAACTGGTTTTGAGAAGCCTGGGATGCATTTGTCTGGATAGCTAATAAAGCAGTTCTTGCAGCTTTAATCTCTGCTTCCTTCTTTGTTTTTGTCATCCCCCCTATATAGAGAATCCCACCAATATCGACTGTACATGAAAATAACGTTGTTCTACCTGGTGTTTCATCCTTTTTGCAATGATAAGTTGGCATTGCATAGTTCATCTTCTGTGCATATTCCTGAAGTAAATTCTTGCATAATCCAGTTTCATGCTGGAAGAAACACACCATTAAATGATCAGAGGCAGCAAATATACaataactcataaataaaaaagtaatatataagaATACAGAGCATAAAATTTGTGTATGCAGATAAAATCCAATAGGAACCTCAGATGAAATATGCAACAGTATATTTCTTCGCATCATCAAAATGGACAACAAATTGGTAGTGAGTGCAAAGAAGTATGAATGATCAACTTAGGTTAAGCAAAAACTAAAACCAGTCGAAACAGTTGTGTTTCAACTAATTACCCTTCTTGTTCATTCCCTTGTACATAACTATTATGCAGGTCATGCTGAGAATATTCGTGCATGTACAAGAAGGGATAATATGACTTCTAGCCAAATTGTTTCAGGGCAGGAATAGATTTAAGGGCTAGTCAAAAGCAATTTTGACAAAAGCATGTAATAGGGAGCTTcagtccaaatcgattttgacTCTCCAACTAGTGTGACagaaataacttcaaaacccgGAGCAGGCAATGCTCCAGCAATGAAAATGGTATTTTCTTTTACCTAAATCCACACATTCTGTGAAGTACTTTTTTCTGAGAATATAAacaagtaaacagaaatatttattaaaatggaaATTTAAGAGTATCTCAATTAGTATTTAATAGAAGAAATTATATCGCTGACGAGCTGAAGGGTTTGGAGGCAGAAAGAAAATAAGGCATACTCTTCAGTCttgatgaaaagaaaaaagaagcaAATACCAATCACATCAACAAATCAATGTCCAACAATCATGTTGCATACTAAGAAAACTCGAAAAGTAATCATTAGCTAATCATCATAAAGATGGCAAGAAGATAATCACTCTTGAAAGTAGAAAACCCATGAACTCGTCCCACAAAATGAAAACTTCAAGTATCCCACTGAGCAGAAGCAATAAAATAATTGGTAACAGCCACTACTCTAAGAACTTGCAATTAccattggaaaaaaaattataatttgtgaaGACTACTTACAACAGGTAGAGTGACTGATTGATTAACTTCACCAGATTTGGCCAACTCCACCAAAGCAACCTCTGCAGCTGACTGCTCTGCTGCTTTCCGGTTAAAAAAGCCAGGCAAAGAATCATACCGAACATCATTCACAATCACCGTTGACCTGAAAGAAGGTTCATGAGAAGGCCCTTCCTTGATAGTTTCATAGACAGGTGTGGGGAGTCCAGCTTTCTGAGCATACTCCTGCACCCGGCTCTTGAACACATAACAATTTGAAACACCTGA from Cicer arietinum cultivar CDC Frontier isolate Library 1 chromosome 5, Cicar.CDCFrontier_v2.0, whole genome shotgun sequence carries:
- the LOC101515247 gene encoding double-stranded RNA-binding protein 1-like, producing MSTNEDFQGVSNCYVFKSRVQEYAQKAGLPTPVYETIKEGPSHEPSFRSTVIVNDVRYDSLPGFFNRKAAEQSAAEVALVELAKSGEVNQSVTLPVHETGLCKNLLQEYAQKMNYAMPTYHCKKDETPGRTTLFSCTVDIGGILYIGGMTKTKKEAEIKAARTALLAIQTNASQASQNQFGYLTVIPSRKRATDSVAVVDEASKPKKARFKRKFPKRKPSRDKKRHILTDNAGIGANINPGVESLVTVNDESGLHETKSEAAAFPSEAMKNYENGVSTDHCEKETLAWDGSFALNNQEIFENGKSSELHFTENSFGNVVTEAAFVPMPNGYIPPMIVEMTEQHCNGDIVSGNEGF